The proteins below come from a single Anaerolineae bacterium genomic window:
- a CDS encoding glycosyltransferase: protein MHIGFLNPQGNFDPKDSYWTEHPDFGGQLVYVKEVTLAMAAQGHRVDIITRQIIDDDWPEFAAPLDSYPGYNNVRIVRIPCGPPQFLPKEALWPYLGSAWTPGILNFYRAEQDLPDCFTAHYGDGGLAGAILKEKTGLPFTFTGHSLGAQKMDKLQVRPDNLAKIDRRFHFKERIMAERLAMNYAARIITSTRQEQVEQYTHPAYRGAVDPTGIDQNRFAIIPPGVNRRIFSPESAAVDSLVKKRLETALARDISEDRRHLPLILCSSRLDQKKNHLGLVQAFIQNSELQAMANLAIVIRGAENPLQQRATFSGEERAILDEIARLLNQYKLWSAVTSFSLDNQAELAAAYRLAARRHSVFALTAHYEPFGLAPLEAMSCGLPAVVTRNGGPSESLYDHQTKIRYGVLVDPAAPADIAEGLLAILSSAESWQYYHQAGMERVVSRYTWDRTAEGYLEVLKQALAQKTPLPVASRQATLSIPAYFSQPNPENQIKPTELATLYFTR, encoded by the coding sequence ATGCATATCGGTTTCTTGAATCCTCAGGGCAATTTTGACCCCAAAGACAGTTACTGGACCGAACATCCTGATTTTGGCGGGCAATTGGTTTATGTAAAAGAAGTGACCCTGGCCATGGCCGCCCAGGGCCACCGGGTAGACATTATCACCCGCCAAATCATTGACGATGATTGGCCGGAATTTGCCGCGCCTCTGGACAGCTATCCCGGCTACAACAACGTGCGGATTGTGCGCATTCCGTGCGGCCCGCCACAATTTTTACCCAAAGAAGCATTGTGGCCCTATTTAGGCTCAGCCTGGACGCCCGGTATCCTTAATTTTTACCGGGCCGAACAGGATTTGCCGGATTGTTTTACCGCTCACTATGGCGATGGCGGTTTGGCCGGAGCCATTTTAAAAGAAAAAACAGGTTTACCCTTTACCTTCACCGGCCATTCGCTGGGCGCGCAGAAGATGGACAAGCTCCAGGTCAGGCCGGACAACCTGGCCAAGATTGACCGGCGTTTTCACTTTAAAGAACGCATTATGGCCGAACGCCTGGCCATGAACTATGCGGCCCGGATCATCACCAGCACCCGCCAAGAGCAAGTTGAGCAATACACCCACCCGGCTTATCGAGGAGCGGTTGATCCCACGGGTATTGATCAGAACCGGTTTGCCATCATCCCGCCCGGCGTCAACCGGCGCATTTTTTCGCCGGAATCTGCCGCAGTGGATTCCCTGGTAAAAAAACGCCTGGAAACCGCTCTGGCGCGTGACATCTCCGAAGACCGGCGCCACTTGCCGCTGATTTTGTGCTCCAGTCGTCTGGACCAAAAAAAGAATCACCTGGGCCTGGTGCAGGCTTTTATTCAAAATTCTGAGCTACAGGCTATGGCTAATTTAGCCATTGTGATCCGGGGAGCAGAAAATCCACTCCAACAACGGGCAACGTTTAGCGGCGAAGAGCGGGCCATTTTGGATGAAATTGCCCGTTTGCTCAACCAATACAAACTATGGTCTGCCGTCACCTCCTTCTCGCTCGACAATCAGGCCGAACTGGCCGCGGCTTACCGCCTGGCTGCCCGGCGACACTCTGTTTTTGCTCTCACGGCCCATTACGAACCCTTTGGCCTGGCTCCCCTGGAAGCGATGAGTTGCGGCCTGCCCGCCGTGGTCACCCGCAATGGTGGCCCCAGCGAGAGTTTATACGATCACCAAACCAAAATCAGGTATGGCGTTTTGGTAGACCCGGCTGCTCCTGCGGATATTGCGGAGGGGCTTTTGGCGATCCTCTCGTCTGCCGAAAGTTGGCAATATTATCACCAGGCGGGCATGGAACGAGTTGTCAGCCGCTACACCTGGGATCGCACGGCTGAGGGGTATCTGGAGGTGCTGAAACAGGCTTTGGCTCAAAAAACTCCCCTTCCGGTTGCATCC
- a CDS encoding glycosyltransferase codes for MITNHGIHQWQVVPGLPDTGGQNVFVNQFTAALAKLGFKITIANRGGYVHPLTGEWQRGLRYKDEYQRIVYLEDGKKEFVRKEEMTEQIPQLVESLKNFLDAGETDVNLVISHYWDAARIGILYNQPRPERARHVWIPHSLGTIKKRNMPTNQWANLRLDERISIELELMAQLDGVAATSSTIRQSLADDYGYTGPNLFLPPCIDTGRYHPRQITADNPIWEFLSQHSGLSPEEIRRCKIVTEISRTDTTKRKNVLIEAFARVYQKIPNSLLVISIDDNQAELAGELKSLMEGHNLESHVAVVGSVWDLLPTLYAVTDIYCTPSVMEGFGMSAQEAAATGVPVVASHLVPFAVEYLLGTEIKQVQPYGKQRHLLQQGRGAIVAQADDVDGFAHVLRMLLSDDALRRRMGENAYNITIPYFTWESMTRMFIENLGVEVG; via the coding sequence ATGATTACTAATCACGGTATCCACCAGTGGCAGGTCGTTCCCGGATTGCCGGATACGGGCGGCCAAAATGTCTTTGTCAATCAATTTACCGCGGCATTGGCTAAACTTGGTTTTAAAATCACAATTGCCAATCGAGGGGGGTATGTTCATCCGCTCACAGGCGAATGGCAGCGGGGATTGCGCTACAAAGATGAATACCAACGCATTGTGTATCTGGAAGACGGCAAAAAGGAATTTGTGCGCAAAGAGGAGATGACCGAGCAGATACCCCAACTGGTTGAGTCTCTTAAAAATTTTCTGGATGCGGGAGAAACAGACGTTAACTTGGTAATATCCCACTATTGGGATGCAGCCAGGATTGGGATACTGTATAACCAACCCCGCCCGGAGCGAGCCAGGCACGTATGGATACCCCATTCGCTGGGTACTATCAAAAAACGTAATATGCCAACCAACCAGTGGGCCAACCTTCGGCTTGATGAACGAATCTCCATTGAACTAGAGTTAATGGCCCAATTGGATGGCGTTGCTGCCACCTCCTCTACCATCCGGCAATCACTGGCTGATGACTACGGTTACACCGGTCCCAATCTATTTCTACCGCCGTGCATTGACACCGGCCGTTACCATCCCCGTCAAATTACGGCTGATAATCCCATTTGGGAATTTCTTAGCCAACATTCTGGACTATCGCCAGAAGAAATCCGGCGTTGCAAAATTGTCACCGAAATCAGCCGAACAGATACTACCAAGCGCAAAAATGTATTGATAGAAGCATTTGCCAGAGTTTATCAAAAGATACCTAATAGTCTGCTGGTGATCTCCATTGACGATAACCAGGCAGAGCTGGCCGGAGAGCTAAAAAGTTTGATGGAGGGACATAATCTAGAATCCCACGTCGCCGTAGTCGGTTCCGTTTGGGATCTTCTGCCAACTCTCTACGCCGTGACAGACATTTATTGCACCCCCTCCGTGATGGAAGGTTTTGGCATGTCGGCCCAAGAAGCGGCGGCTACCGGCGTACCGGTTGTAGCCAGTCACCTGGTCCCCTTTGCAGTGGAATATTTGTTGGGAACAGAGATCAAACAGGTACAGCCCTATGGTAAACAGCGCCATCTATTGCAGCAAGGACGAGGAGCCATTGTGGCGCAAGCGGATGATGTGGATGGGTTTGCTCACGTTTTGCGCATGCTTCTTTCAGATGATGCCCTGCGTCGGCGGATGGGGGAAAATGCCTATAACATTACCATTCCTTATTTTACCTGGGAGAGTATGACGAGAATGTTCATAGAAAACTTGGGGGTAGAGGTAGGATAA
- a CDS encoding carbohydrate ABC transporter permease, translating to MSATSMQHPEITASPYSTGYKIRQGVRVGFNYLLMTLLSIFFLFPIVFMLVSSIKNNETQVLMDMSTLYAFVPRGEIGAQNYYDVFAQMPFERFMFNSVFIVGMMVIFGLMINSLIAYALARLRFKGRALLLAIVIALIIIPLEAVAVPLLLLVNRFGWLESYHVQIIPFMADALSIFLFYQFFIGLPRELEEAALVDGASLFRIYWNIILPLSRPVFATVAILQFLTHWGDFLWPLMVTRGEEYRPLPVAMQQFFSQDPKVWGDIMAFAAMITIPVLIVFLLFQKWFVQSVATTGVKG from the coding sequence ATGAGTGCTACGTCTATGCAGCATCCCGAAATTACAGCATCCCCCTATTCCACAGGCTATAAAATTCGCCAAGGAGTCCGGGTGGGTTTTAACTACCTGCTTATGACGCTGTTGAGTATTTTTTTTCTGTTCCCTATCGTCTTCATGTTGGTTTCCTCCATCAAAAACAACGAAACCCAGGTTTTAATGGATATGAGTACCTTATATGCGTTTGTGCCGCGGGGAGAAATTGGGGCACAAAACTATTACGACGTTTTTGCCCAGATGCCCTTTGAACGGTTTATGTTCAACTCGGTTTTTATTGTGGGCATGATGGTGATCTTTGGCTTGATGATCAATAGCCTGATTGCTTATGCGCTGGCCCGACTAAGATTCAAAGGACGGGCCTTGCTGCTGGCTATTGTCATCGCCCTGATTATAATTCCCCTTGAGGCGGTGGCGGTGCCGCTGTTACTGCTGGTCAACCGCTTCGGCTGGTTGGAAAGTTACCATGTGCAAATCATCCCCTTTATGGCCGATGCCTTGTCCATTTTTCTCTTTTATCAATTTTTCATCGGTTTACCCAGGGAATTAGAAGAAGCAGCCCTGGTAGATGGGGCCAGTCTCTTCCGCATTTACTGGAACATCATCCTGCCGCTCTCGCGTCCGGTTTTTGCCACCGTTGCCATTCTCCAGTTTTTGACTCACTGGGGCGACTTTCTGTGGCCGCTCATGGTCACTCGCGGCGAAGAATATCGCCCGCTGCCGGTGGCCATGCAACAATTTTTTAGCCAGGACCCCAAAGTGTGGGGCGATATTATGGCCTTTGCCGCCATGATTACCATCCCGGTGCTCATTGTCTTCTTGCTCTTTCAGAAATGGTTTGTGCAGAGTGTGGCTACAACCGGCGTAAAAGGATAG
- a CDS encoding sugar ABC transporter permease, producing MAWAFSLPAILLLFVFLLIPFLMAIGLSFSDQRLVPNPNLATQFVGLRNFVRIFADETFYRAVLNNFLFVIIVVPVQTALALLLAIFVNQKLKAVNVFRTIYFSPVVVTMVVVAVIWTFLYNPGEGLINKFVATITFGLLGPYDWLNNPNLAFPAIMLLSIWQGVGFQMIIYLAGLQDIPVYLYEAGQIDGANKFQQFLHITFPMLRNTTIFVVLATTILAFRLFTQVWVMQGPSGHPQGSTITMIVYAVNQGFKQGKIGYASAITVVFFIIVLLVSILQRVFIREERTVN from the coding sequence ATGGCTTGGGCTTTTTCATTGCCGGCCATTTTGTTGCTGTTCGTTTTTCTGCTTATTCCCTTTTTGATGGCCATTGGGCTGTCTTTTTCGGATCAACGGCTGGTTCCTAACCCCAATCTAGCCACCCAATTTGTTGGTCTGCGCAACTTTGTCCGCATCTTTGCCGATGAAACTTTCTACCGGGCGGTGCTTAATAATTTCCTGTTTGTGATCATTGTGGTGCCGGTGCAAACGGCGCTGGCGCTGCTGCTGGCGATTTTTGTTAACCAAAAGTTGAAAGCGGTCAACGTTTTCCGCACTATCTATTTTAGCCCGGTGGTGGTTACCATGGTGGTGGTGGCGGTCATCTGGACCTTTTTATACAACCCCGGTGAGGGGCTGATCAACAAGTTTGTGGCCACCATTACCTTTGGCTTGTTGGGGCCTTATGACTGGCTCAACAACCCCAACTTGGCTTTTCCAGCCATTATGCTCCTATCCATCTGGCAAGGCGTCGGGTTTCAAATGATCATTTATCTGGCCGGACTGCAAGATATTCCCGTCTATCTTTACGAGGCGGGCCAGATAGATGGCGCCAATAAATTTCAGCAATTTCTGCACATCACTTTCCCTATGCTGCGCAATACCACCATCTTTGTGGTGCTGGCCACCACTATTCTGGCCTTCAGACTGTTTACCCAAGTTTGGGTCATGCAAGGTCCCAGTGGACACCCCCAGGGATCAACCATTACCATGATTGTTTATGCCGTTAACCAGGGTTTTAAACAAGGCAAAATTGGCTATGCTTCGGCAATTACCGTTGTCTTTTTTATTATTGTGCTGCTGGTTTCAATTTTACAACGCGTTTTCATACGTGAAGAGAGGACGGTGAATTAA
- a CDS encoding sugar ABC transporter substrate-binding protein: MAEEPMSEEVTVEVWFHSGKGEEREVLDAQVEAFNAMGTGITINAVQLPEGSYNDQVNAAALAGDLPCLLDFDGPFLYNYAWAGYLTPLDDYVSDDLRNDFLPSIIDQGTYAGHLYSLGTFDSGLALWGNKEYLEKAGVRIPTGLDDPWTKDEFLDALEKLQALDEVDYAIDFKMNYGQGEWYTYGFSPFLQSFGGDLIDRNTYQSADGVLNGPEAVEAMEFFQSLFEQGYANPEPAGDDDFYINKNTALSWVGHWMWGPHSENLGDNLVLIPAPDFGKGAVTGMGSWNWGLTSSCPNPDAAWKFLDYLISPDEILHMTNANGAVPARKSAIAKSDLYGEGGFLNLFVQQLEGGVAVPRPQTPAYPVITNAFAEAVQNIVSGADVKTELDKAVKTIDQDIEDNQGYPTP, from the coding sequence ATGGCCGAAGAGCCGATGAGCGAAGAGGTGACGGTGGAAGTGTGGTTCCACAGCGGCAAGGGTGAAGAGCGTGAAGTGCTGGATGCCCAGGTAGAAGCCTTCAACGCCATGGGCACCGGCATCACCATTAACGCCGTCCAACTGCCCGAAGGCAGCTACAATGACCAAGTTAATGCCGCCGCCCTCGCCGGCGACTTGCCCTGCCTGCTCGACTTTGACGGCCCCTTCCTCTACAACTACGCCTGGGCAGGATACCTGACGCCTCTTGACGACTATGTGTCCGACGACCTGCGCAATGACTTCCTGCCTTCGATCATTGATCAAGGTACTTACGCCGGTCATCTCTACAGCTTGGGCACCTTTGACTCCGGTCTGGCGCTCTGGGGTAACAAAGAATATCTTGAAAAAGCCGGCGTCCGCATTCCCACCGGCCTCGACGATCCCTGGACCAAAGATGAATTTTTGGATGCCCTGGAAAAACTGCAAGCCCTGGATGAAGTGGATTATGCCATTGACTTCAAAATGAACTACGGCCAGGGTGAGTGGTACACCTACGGCTTCTCCCCCTTCTTGCAATCCTTTGGCGGCGACCTGATTGACCGCAACACCTATCAAAGCGCCGACGGCGTATTGAACGGGCCGGAAGCAGTAGAAGCAATGGAATTCTTCCAGAGCCTGTTTGAACAAGGCTATGCCAATCCCGAACCCGCCGGCGATGATGACTTCTACATCAATAAAAACACGGCGCTGTCCTGGGTCGGTCACTGGATGTGGGGACCCCACAGTGAAAACCTGGGCGATAATCTGGTGCTGATCCCTGCCCCCGACTTCGGAAAAGGCGCTGTGACCGGCATGGGTTCCTGGAACTGGGGCCTCACCTCTTCCTGTCCCAACCCCGATGCCGCCTGGAAGTTCCTGGATTACCTCATCTCCCCCGATGAAATCCTGCATATGACCAACGCCAACGGCGCCGTGCCCGCCCGCAAAAGCGCCATCGCCAAGTCCGACTTGTATGGCGAGGGCGGCTTCTTGAACCTCTTTGTCCAGCAGTTGGAGGGTGGCGTTGCCGTGCCCCGGCCACAAACACCCGCCTATCCCGTCATCACCAACGCCTTTGCTGAGGCCGTTCAGAACATTGTCTCCGGGGCTGATGTCAAAACAGAACTCGATAAAGCCGTTAAAACCATTGACCAGGATATCGAAGATAACCAGGGGTATCCAACACCATAA